A genomic region of Solanum dulcamara chromosome 2, daSolDulc1.2, whole genome shotgun sequence contains the following coding sequences:
- the LOC129871216 gene encoding uncharacterized protein LOC129871216, with protein MVGANRKDCSRKLDNALWPYRTTFKTPTSMSPYQPVFGKSFHFLLELDHKAMWALKKLNMDWDATLKQRMNQIKKLDDFCLNAYESATLYKEQIKKYHNQNIEKQTFAFKDLVLLKDEFISWQTQVKMDRTTPS; from the coding sequence ATGGTGGGTGCAAATAGAAAAGATTGCTCAAGGAAGCTTGATAATGCACTATGGCCTTACCGCACTACATTCAAGACTCCCACAAGTATGTCACCTTATCAACCTGTCTTTGGGAAATCTTTCCATTTTCTCCTAGAGTTGGATCATAAAGCTATGTGGGCGTTGAAGAAGTTGAATATGGATTGGGATGCCACATTAAAGCAAAGAATGAATCAAATTAAAAAGCTTGACGATTTTTGCCTAAATGCATATGAGAGCGCAACCTTGTACAAAGAGCAAATAAAGAAGTACCACAACCAAAATATTGAAAAGCAAACATTTGCATTCAAAGACTTAGTCCTTCTCAAGGATGAGTTTATTTCCTGGCAAACCCAAGTCAAAATGGATAGGACCACTCCGAGTTAG